The following are encoded in a window of Solibacillus sp. FSL R7-0668 genomic DNA:
- a CDS encoding DedA family protein: protein MLIDFIQFLREIDQIIFYYIKELGFYIYFLLFAVVFTKTAFVILTFLPGDSTVFTSGTLAALGKLDFLILFFLFIVATTLADSSNYLIGRSVRKIPPKRNILLRIVSEESTQKAQNFLQKYDRAAITFSRFVPLMRTMTPFISGYTNFSYGTFLRYNFIGAVLWTTVWLGSGFILGNISWVEDNLVLTLSIISVFVFAITGLAYRKQAKKNTHGSA, encoded by the coding sequence ATGCTTATAGACTTCATTCAATTTTTACGTGAAATTGACCAAATTATTTTCTATTATATAAAGGAGCTTGGCTTCTATATTTATTTTCTACTATTTGCCGTTGTTTTTACGAAAACGGCCTTTGTAATTTTAACATTTTTACCAGGAGATAGCACTGTTTTCACGAGTGGAACATTGGCAGCCCTTGGAAAACTAGACTTTCTGATTTTATTCTTTTTATTTATTGTGGCGACTACGCTTGCCGATAGTAGTAACTATTTGATTGGGCGTTCTGTGCGAAAAATTCCACCGAAGCGCAATATTCTCCTGCGTATTGTCTCAGAGGAATCGACGCAAAAGGCGCAAAACTTTTTGCAGAAATATGACCGTGCCGCCATTACCTTTTCTCGCTTTGTCCCATTAATGCGCACGATGACACCATTTATTTCTGGCTATACAAACTTTTCCTATGGCACATTTTTGCGCTATAACTTTATTGGCGCTGTACTTTGGACAACGGTCTGGCTAGGTAGTGGCTTCATATTAGGCAATATTTCCTGGGTGGAAGATAATTTAGTGTTAACATTAAGTATTATTTCCGTATTCGTTTTTGCGATTACGGGACTCGCTTACCGCAAACAAGCAAAGAAAAATACACATGGTTCCGCATAA
- the ccsB gene encoding c-type cytochrome biogenesis protein CcsB, with protein sequence MDSQQLLTISNNLLLGGFILLLIAIVPLGLSVKSNKALFGKLGIVITYAAFILQLGYFSTRWVAVKHAPVSNMFEFVTFFGIMLIGGFILIYHMYKQVIVGLFVIPISLIIIGYGSAFSSEVSPLVPSLISNWLTIHVITVAISSAILSISFATGIMYLLKVLDVTKKTISTRALEFVLYCLVVVIGFVGASTVFGFAMEPVTITYKDVQEKESTAIYEMYPLIVNENPEQIGLMTITNKIDAAKLNSIAWAFIVGTVLYIMLRLITRKSISMLLKPLTKRVNANLMDEISYRAVVIGFPLFALGGLLFAMIWAQIAWGRFWGWDPKEVWALITFLFYAAMLHLRLSKSWEGEKTAWMAIIGFSIIVFNQVFVNLVIAGLHSYA encoded by the coding sequence TTGGATTCACAACAATTATTAACTATTAGTAACAATTTACTTCTTGGTGGCTTTATCTTATTGCTAATCGCGATTGTTCCACTCGGGCTCTCTGTCAAATCAAACAAAGCACTATTTGGGAAGCTGGGCATTGTGATTACGTATGCAGCATTTATTTTACAGCTTGGTTATTTTAGTACGAGATGGGTCGCTGTCAAGCATGCGCCTGTAAGTAATATGTTTGAGTTTGTAACATTTTTTGGGATCATGCTGATTGGCGGCTTTATACTAATTTATCACATGTATAAGCAAGTGATCGTCGGTTTATTTGTTATTCCGATTTCACTCATCATTATTGGCTACGGCAGTGCTTTTTCTAGTGAAGTTTCGCCATTAGTGCCATCATTAATTAGTAATTGGCTTACGATTCACGTTATTACGGTTGCCATTTCGAGTGCCATATTATCGATTTCGTTTGCGACTGGGATTATGTATCTTTTAAAGGTGCTCGATGTGACGAAAAAAACAATCAGCACACGTGCATTAGAATTCGTGCTGTATTGTTTAGTTGTGGTCATTGGCTTTGTTGGTGCATCGACGGTATTTGGCTTTGCAATGGAGCCTGTTACAATTACGTACAAGGATGTACAAGAAAAAGAAAGTACCGCGATTTATGAAATGTATCCGCTCATTGTGAACGAAAATCCGGAACAAATAGGGCTTATGACAATTACGAATAAGATTGATGCAGCAAAACTAAATTCCATTGCATGGGCTTTTATTGTCGGAACAGTGTTGTACATAATGCTCCGTCTGATCACAAGAAAGAGTATAAGTATGCTGTTAAAACCTCTAACAAAACGGGTAAATGCTAATTTGATGGACGAAATATCATACCGTGCCGTTGTCATTGGTTTCCCACTATTTGCTCTTGGTGGCTTATTATTTGCGATGATTTGGGCGCAAATTGCATGGGGCAGATTTTGGGGCTGGGATCCTAAAGAAGTATGGGCGCTCATTACGTTTCTGTTTTATGCAGCAATGTTACATTTACGATTATCGAAGTCATGGGAAGGTGAAAAGACTGCATGGATGGCGATTATCGGATTTAGTATTATTGTATTCAATCAAGTTTTCGTAAACCTTGTTATCGCAGGGCTTCATTCGTATGCATAA
- a CDS encoding M20/M25/M40 family metallo-hydrolase — protein MSRLVEEFLELVQIDSETKHEQVIAPILVQKLEAMGFEVFQDDAHTRNGHGAGNIIATLKGDESIEPIYFTVHMDTVVPGVGIKPEIREDGYIYSDGTTILGADDKAGMAAIFEMARRIKEKNIAHGTIQFIITAGEESGLVGAKELDPAHIIAKYGFAVDSDGKVGGIVVAAPFQAKVNVKVFGKTAHAGVAPEKGISAITVAAKAVAQLKLGRLDEETTANIGRFEGGKATNIVCDEVTIFAEARSIDEAKLNAQTAHMKETFERVAKENGARAEVEVALSYPGFRVTEADKVVQIALAAAKAVGREPQLGISGGGSDANVIAGFGIPTVNLSVGYEEIHTTNERMPVQELEKLADLLEQIIIETAK, from the coding sequence ATGAGTCGTTTAGTAGAAGAATTTTTAGAATTAGTGCAAATTGATTCTGAAACAAAGCATGAACAGGTAATTGCACCAATTTTAGTGCAAAAATTAGAGGCAATGGGCTTTGAAGTATTCCAAGATGATGCCCACACACGCAATGGTCATGGTGCGGGCAACATTATCGCAACATTAAAAGGTGATGAGTCTATCGAGCCAATTTACTTTACGGTGCATATGGATACAGTTGTACCGGGCGTTGGCATTAAGCCTGAAATTCGTGAAGACGGCTATATTTACTCGGACGGCACAACGATTTTAGGAGCAGACGATAAAGCAGGGATGGCGGCAATTTTCGAAATGGCCCGTCGCATCAAGGAAAAAAATATTGCACACGGCACAATCCAGTTCATCATTACAGCAGGTGAAGAAAGTGGCTTAGTGGGTGCGAAGGAATTAGATCCAGCACATATTATCGCAAAATACGGTTTTGCGGTAGATAGCGACGGTAAAGTAGGGGGCATTGTTGTCGCAGCGCCATTCCAAGCAAAAGTGAATGTCAAAGTATTCGGTAAAACAGCACACGCTGGTGTTGCACCTGAAAAAGGCATTTCTGCGATTACCGTAGCAGCAAAAGCCGTAGCGCAGTTAAAGCTAGGCCGTTTAGATGAAGAAACAACGGCAAATATCGGACGTTTCGAGGGCGGAAAAGCTACAAACATCGTCTGTGATGAAGTAACGATTTTTGCAGAGGCACGTTCAATTGACGAAGCGAAACTAAATGCTCAAACAGCACATATGAAAGAAACATTCGAGCGTGTCGCAAAGGAAAACGGCGCACGTGCAGAAGTAGAAGTTGCCTTATCATACCCAGGCTTCCGCGTAACTGAAGCAGATAAAGTTGTACAAATCGCACTAGCTGCAGCGAAAGCAGTTGGTCGTGAGCCACAGCTAGGTATTTCAGGTGGCGGTAGTGATGCCAATGTTATCGCAGGCTTCGGAATTCCTACCGTAAATTTATCGGTTGGCTATGAGGAAATCCATACAACAAACGAAAGAATGCCAGTACAAGAGTTAGAAAAATTGGCAGATTTACTTGAGCAAATTATTATTGAAACAGCTAAATAA
- the qac gene encoding QacA/B family quaternary ammonium compound efflux MFS transporter, whose protein sequence is MTSFFSKTSNMMTTKQRWTALIVLAASLFVVMMDMTILIMALPDLVRELQPTATQQLWIVDIYSLILAGFIIPMSNLADRWGRKKALLTGFTLFGLVSLLIFFAESASFVIAIRFLLGIAGALIMPTTLSMIRVIFENPKERATALAVWSIVSSVGAVFGPIIGGALLEKFSWHSAFLINVPFAILAVVAGLFLLPESRVVKSQSHSWDIPSTFLSVTGMIAFVWSIKEFSKEGLSELTPWIVIVVAFVMLILFVRRNLSSSEPMLDVRLFKSRSFSAGTIAAFMTMFAMASVLLLVAQWLQVVEGLSPFKAGFYLLPMALGAMIFAPIAPGLATRLGARIVLPIGIGIAAIGMFVMYFFGHPLTYPTLAIALLLVGAGTASLAVASALIMLETPTSKAGNAAAIEESMYDLGNVFGVAILGSLASLLYRSYLDIAAFSSNGIVGELAHVANESVVGAVEVAKITGLTQLATDAIAAFNDSFITAALIGGIIMMIVAVIAFFLIPKSLDITKQGDH, encoded by the coding sequence ATGACTTCATTTTTTTCGAAAACGTCAAATATGATGACAACAAAGCAACGATGGACTGCTTTGATTGTTCTTGCGGCTAGTTTATTCGTAGTGATGATGGATATGACGATTCTAATCATGGCTCTACCCGATCTTGTAAGAGAATTACAGCCTACAGCAACTCAACAGTTATGGATTGTTGATATCTATTCACTCATTTTAGCTGGTTTTATTATTCCTATGAGTAATCTTGCTGATAGATGGGGGCGTAAAAAGGCTTTACTAACCGGATTTACTCTATTTGGCTTAGTATCTTTACTCATATTTTTTGCAGAAAGTGCATCCTTTGTAATCGCTATTCGATTTCTTCTCGGAATTGCGGGGGCTCTAATCATGCCAACGACACTTTCTATGATTCGTGTAATCTTCGAAAATCCTAAGGAAAGAGCAACGGCATTGGCTGTATGGTCGATTGTTTCTTCTGTGGGTGCTGTATTTGGCCCAATTATTGGAGGGGCTTTACTTGAAAAGTTTTCATGGCATTCAGCCTTTTTAATTAATGTTCCATTCGCTATACTCGCTGTCGTTGCGGGTCTATTCTTATTGCCTGAATCTCGGGTAGTAAAATCACAGTCTCATAGTTGGGATATACCGTCTACTTTTTTATCTGTCACAGGTATGATTGCATTTGTTTGGAGTATTAAAGAATTTTCAAAAGAAGGGCTTTCTGAATTAACACCATGGATTGTTATTGTAGTTGCCTTCGTTATGCTCATATTGTTTGTAAGACGCAATTTATCAAGCTCTGAGCCAATGCTTGATGTAAGGCTATTTAAGAGTCGATCATTTTCAGCTGGTACGATTGCGGCATTCATGACTATGTTTGCAATGGCTTCTGTTCTCTTATTAGTCGCGCAATGGTTACAGGTCGTTGAAGGACTTTCACCATTTAAAGCAGGATTCTATCTGTTACCAATGGCATTAGGAGCAATGATTTTCGCTCCAATCGCTCCGGGATTAGCCACACGTCTAGGGGCAAGAATTGTACTACCAATTGGAATTGGAATTGCAGCTATTGGCATGTTCGTTATGTATTTCTTTGGACATCCGTTAACCTATCCAACTTTAGCTATAGCATTATTATTAGTCGGAGCTGGTACTGCTTCGTTAGCTGTTGCTTCGGCACTCATCATGTTGGAAACACCCACATCAAAAGCTGGAAATGCTGCAGCTATTGAAGAGTCCATGTATGATCTTGGAAACGTGTTTGGTGTCGCTATTCTCGGAAGTCTTGCATCATTGCTTTATCGCTCCTATTTAGATATTGCAGCATTTTCATCCAATGGAATTGTTGGTGAATTAGCGCATGTAGCTAACGAATCTGTTGTAGGAGCTGTTGAGGTGGCTAAGATAACGGGCTTGACTCAGCTTGCTACAGATGCAATCGCCGCGTTTAACGACTCTTTTATAACAGCAGCCCTAATCGGTGGAATTATCATGATGATTGTAGCAGTTATTGCCTTCTTTTTAATTCCTAAATCCCTGGATATTACGAAGCAAGGAGATCATTAA
- a CDS encoding ABC transporter permease has product MSTFASSEFQMIQFIPLVIEPQIFFSGIFPMDGMANWLKNLSYLMPLYYTADALKGIMHMGQGLGDYTKHIVILIGFILAFIVLNLLAQKKYRKL; this is encoded by the coding sequence TTGTCAACATTTGCAAGCTCTGAATTCCAAATGATTCAATTTATACCGCTTGTCATTGAGCCACAAATTTTCTTTTCCGGTATTTTTCCAATGGATGGCATGGCAAATTGGCTGAAGAATCTTTCCTATTTGATGCCACTGTATTACACGGCGGATGCTTTAAAGGGCATTATGCATATGGGGCAAGGCTTAGGTGATTATACAAAGCATATTGTTATTTTAATCGGCTTTATCCTTGCATTTATTGTCTTAAATTTATTGGCTCAGAAAAAGTACCGCAAATTATAA
- a CDS encoding TetR/AcrR family transcriptional regulator has product MKEKILKTAKELFIKNGYNATTTGDIVKYSGSSKGNLYYHFKTKENLFLEILNMEDVEWYATWREEEKKCKSNREKFYLYNELSVKTEFYYPLQTAIMEFYTGEHESKQIEEKINELEQRYLNTYYEIFSAGNKENEWAIEDVASVSQIAATTINGIITFTNKIDIKKRMELMERFSQIFLKGVE; this is encoded by the coding sequence TTGAAAGAAAAGATATTAAAGACAGCAAAAGAACTATTTATTAAAAATGGATATAACGCTACTACAACTGGGGATATTGTAAAATATTCTGGCAGCAGTAAAGGGAATTTATATTATCATTTTAAAACAAAAGAAAATCTCTTTTTGGAAATTCTTAATATGGAAGATGTAGAATGGTATGCAACATGGCGTGAGGAAGAGAAAAAATGCAAGAGCAATCGAGAAAAATTTTATCTATATAACGAATTATCTGTGAAAACCGAGTTCTATTATCCGCTACAAACAGCAATTATGGAATTTTACACTGGAGAACACGAATCAAAACAAATTGAAGAAAAAATAAATGAGCTTGAACAACGCTATTTAAACACTTACTACGAAATATTTAGTGCTGGAAATAAGGAAAATGAATGGGCTATTGAAGATGTAGCATCTGTTAGTCAAATTGCAGCGACAACGATCAATGGAATTATTACCTTTACCAATAAAATTGATATTAAAAAGAGAATGGAGCTTATGGAGCGTTTTTCACAAATATTTTTAAAAGGCGTGGAATAA
- a CDS encoding chemotaxis protein CheW, with translation MGFEKAVVFLCGTEEYAVPVDQVVSIEKLERVTPIPHLPNYLLGFTRLRGELTPVIDFGRILYNSPTNTATSKVIVLSTDVVNYGLLVADAREIIDLEADVLKQMGLVNYEKTKYFTAVANLEDRMISCVDPSILVNSLEGIREIIEYLHKMLENEEAKA, from the coding sequence ATGGGCTTTGAAAAAGCAGTTGTTTTTTTATGTGGCACGGAAGAATATGCGGTACCTGTTGACCAAGTTGTTTCAATTGAAAAGCTTGAGCGGGTTACACCGATTCCGCATTTGCCGAATTACTTGTTAGGCTTTACACGACTTCGCGGTGAATTAACACCGGTGATTGATTTTGGGCGCATTTTATACAATAGCCCAACAAATACCGCTACATCAAAGGTCATCGTATTATCGACAGATGTTGTCAATTATGGCTTGCTGGTGGCAGATGCGCGGGAAATTATTGATTTAGAAGCGGATGTACTTAAGCAAATGGGGCTTGTGAATTATGAGAAGACGAAATATTTCACTGCGGTTGCCAATTTAGAGGACCGTATGATTTCATGCGTCGATCCAAGCATTTTAGTGAATTCATTAGAGGGTATTCGAGAAATTATCGAATACTTACATAAAATGCTGGAAAATGAGGAAGCGAAGGCTTAA
- a CDS encoding nucleoside 2-deoxyribosyltransferase — protein sequence MKAYLANGLFSIGDRYVNEVIARELRAAIPQIDLYVPQENDAINDKNTYADSLAIAEADLNSLKESDVLIAVIDGVEIDSGVAAEIGAFSMLNRPIVALFSDVRQQGRTNSKKIDALIADGTENQFIYRNLFVVGLIKQNGVIASTIEEVVEQVKKVRK from the coding sequence ATGAAAGCGTATTTAGCAAATGGACTATTTTCAATTGGAGACCGCTATGTCAATGAGGTCATTGCCCGTGAATTGCGCGCGGCGATTCCACAAATTGACTTGTATGTCCCGCAGGAAAATGATGCCATTAACGATAAAAATACCTATGCAGATAGCTTAGCGATTGCAGAGGCTGATTTAAATAGTTTAAAGGAAAGTGATGTTTTAATCGCAGTGATTGACGGTGTGGAAATCGATTCGGGCGTTGCCGCTGAAATTGGTGCGTTTTCGATGCTTAACCGTCCAATTGTGGCACTGTTTAGTGATGTACGCCAGCAAGGTCGAACTAATAGCAAGAAAATTGATGCGCTCATTGCAGATGGCACAGAAAATCAGTTCATTTACCGCAACTTATTTGTCGTAGGTTTGATTAAGCAAAATGGCGTTATTGCCTCGACAATTGAGGAAGTTGTGGAGCAGGTGAAGAAAGTAAGAAAATAA
- a CDS encoding DUF5412 domain-containing protein, translated as MKRNKVISIVLIVLLSIMGVISYGIYWAFFDMNRLPSGEYLTEATSPDGKYTVRAYVSSTSLSADAVRGELVFHEKKGKTKNIYWNYRESHATIEWLDHQTVVINGHKLHVPGDKYDFRRE; from the coding sequence TTGAAACGAAATAAAGTCATTTCCATTGTACTGATTGTGCTGCTTTCAATTATGGGGGTGATAAGCTACGGGATTTATTGGGCTTTTTTTGATATGAATCGCTTACCATCAGGGGAGTATTTAACAGAAGCCACCTCACCTGATGGCAAGTATACCGTAAGAGCCTATGTTTCAAGTACGAGTTTAAGTGCAGATGCGGTGAGAGGCGAGCTTGTGTTTCATGAGAAGAAGGGAAAAACGAAAAACATTTATTGGAATTACCGAGAGTCGCATGCAACCATCGAATGGTTGGATCACCAAACGGTTGTGATCAATGGACACAAGCTACATGTGCCTGGTGATAAATATGATTTTCGGAGGGAATGA
- a CDS encoding DUF1648 domain-containing protein yields the protein MDIENRPKLKIPKTKMEWLADGIGYLSLLSMFAILIMQWGALPEEIPAHFGANGEVDRWGSKWELLILPGIAIGLNIFLMIFEKFPQVHNYPERLNESNVVAFYTNSRQAMNYMKNIINLLFTYLVYNTISIALSGTDKLGWPFYCILGLLFVVLGWKIVKSMKIK from the coding sequence ATGGATATTGAAAACCGCCCAAAATTAAAAATCCCAAAAACAAAGATGGAATGGCTAGCGGATGGCATTGGCTACTTGTCACTGTTATCCATGTTTGCTATTTTGATTATGCAATGGGGGGCTTTGCCAGAGGAGATACCCGCTCATTTTGGTGCAAATGGCGAAGTGGATCGCTGGGGTTCCAAATGGGAGCTCTTGATTTTACCAGGTATTGCGATTGGCTTGAATATTTTTCTCATGATATTTGAAAAATTTCCGCAAGTACATAATTATCCAGAGCGATTGAACGAATCGAATGTGGTCGCATTTTATACTAATAGTCGGCAAGCCATGAATTATATGAAAAATATTATTAACCTATTATTTACCTATCTTGTGTATAATACGATTTCGATTGCGTTGAGTGGGACTGATAAACTTGGCTGGCCATTTTATTGTATACTAGGGCTGTTATTTGTGGTGCTCGGCTGGAAAATCGTAAAATCGATGAAAATAAAATGA
- a CDS encoding ABC transporter ATP-binding protein produces the protein MKLEIKNISKAFNEKMVIDNFSMELERGECVGLIGPNGAGKSTLIKIISDVIYPDKGEVLLNGVNVSKMKEEIGYLPQYPNFFHWMTAQETLMFMGQLSGLKKEALIKIIPEILAKVGLKEEGESKVGNFSGGMKQRLGIAQALIHKPSLLIMDEPVSALDPVGRREVLNLIEEIKQDTTILLSTHILSDAEEICERFIMIKKGMKVEDAPITELLGRNSSNQIHLTITANDVNWIDTVRSLPYVEWVEVVGHKAKIQISNIEKNKNSLLENALLHNVNLIHFEIYSESLEDIFLKLVVQK, from the coding sequence TTGAAATTAGAGATTAAAAATATTTCAAAAGCATTTAATGAAAAAATGGTAATCGACAATTTTTCGATGGAATTAGAAAGAGGAGAATGTGTCGGTTTAATTGGTCCTAATGGCGCTGGAAAATCGACTTTAATAAAAATTATTTCAGATGTCATTTATCCAGATAAAGGGGAGGTCCTATTAAACGGCGTAAATGTGTCAAAGATGAAGGAAGAAATCGGTTACTTACCACAATATCCAAACTTTTTTCATTGGATGACAGCTCAAGAAACGCTAATGTTCATGGGGCAACTTTCAGGTTTGAAAAAAGAAGCATTAATAAAGATCATTCCAGAAATTTTAGCTAAAGTTGGACTAAAGGAAGAAGGAGAATCTAAAGTCGGTAACTTTTCTGGGGGAATGAAGCAACGATTGGGGATAGCACAAGCATTAATACATAAACCATCATTACTAATAATGGATGAACCTGTATCTGCATTAGATCCAGTTGGGCGCAGAGAGGTGCTAAATCTTATCGAAGAAATAAAACAAGACACAACCATCTTATTATCCACCCACATTTTAAGTGATGCTGAGGAAATCTGTGAACGCTTTATCATGATTAAAAAAGGTATGAAAGTAGAGGATGCGCCGATAACAGAGCTTTTAGGACGCAATAGTAGTAACCAAATTCATTTAACCATTACTGCAAATGATGTTAATTGGATTGATACTGTAAGAAGCTTGCCTTATGTAGAATGGGTTGAAGTGGTCGGGCATAAAGCCAAAATTCAAATTAGTAATATCGAAAAAAATAAGAATAGTTTACTTGAAAATGCGCTTTTGCACAATGTGAATTTAATTCATTTTGAGATTTATAGTGAATCCTTAGAAGATATCTTTTTAAAATTGGTGGTGCAAAAATGA
- a CDS encoding helix-turn-helix domain-containing protein, whose amino-acid sequence MKNKVDILMHPVRIKICQALLRNREHGLTPLEMVKMLKDVPQATLYRQIQILVDASIISIIQEKKVKSVSEKYYAINENEIKIDGDEWNQVSTEEKLNYISYYQLLLMTQYKDYLEKLEEENSREDRSTFSVVELKIDENHFTQFQNELNELMTKYFRAPSNNPEAPTRTVAITIIPEN is encoded by the coding sequence ATGAAAAATAAAGTTGATATTTTAATGCATCCTGTAAGAATTAAAATTTGCCAAGCACTGCTTCGTAACAGAGAACACGGGCTTACCCCATTAGAGATGGTGAAAATGCTCAAAGATGTCCCCCAAGCCACATTATATAGACAAATCCAAATTTTAGTTGATGCTAGTATCATTAGCATCATTCAAGAAAAAAAAGTGAAATCTGTTTCTGAAAAATATTACGCTATTAATGAAAATGAGATTAAAATTGATGGTGATGAATGGAATCAAGTATCTACCGAGGAAAAGCTAAATTACATTTCTTACTATCAATTATTACTTATGACTCAATACAAAGATTATCTTGAAAAATTAGAGGAAGAAAATTCTCGAGAGGATCGATCCACCTTTTCTGTAGTGGAATTAAAGATAGATGAAAACCATTTCACTCAATTCCAAAACGAGCTCAATGAATTAATGACTAAATATTTCCGCGCACCAAGTAATAATCCAGAAGCACCAACTAGAACTGTTGCAATAACGATTATTCCTGAAAATTAA
- a CDS encoding cysteine-rich CWC family protein, which produces MISEKQCPICQGNNACNVADAQNCWCMTAKIPQLVKDQVPTELKGKSCICAACVEKYSITNETPSR; this is translated from the coding sequence ATGATTTCAGAAAAACAATGCCCAATTTGTCAGGGCAACAACGCATGTAATGTAGCAGATGCACAAAATTGCTGGTGCATGACTGCAAAAATCCCTCAGCTGGTGAAGGATCAAGTGCCGACAGAGCTGAAAGGCAAGAGCTGCATTTGTGCCGCTTGTGTGGAGAAATACAGTATAACAAACGAAACACCTAGTCGATAA
- a CDS encoding PLD nuclease N-terminal domain-containing protein — translation MQLHYGIDDLMKIDIWSFLPIILPILIIGALLIFIALVDLFRHRDTRKNVLIWTFVILFVNTLGPILYFILGRKDRETL, via the coding sequence ATGCAATTACATTACGGTATAGACGATTTGATGAAAATTGATATTTGGTCTTTTTTACCGATTATTTTACCGATTTTAATAATAGGTGCACTTTTAATCTTCATTGCTTTAGTTGACTTGTTTCGACATAGAGACACTCGAAAAAATGTTCTGATCTGGACATTTGTGATTCTATTTGTTAATACATTAGGACCGATTTTGTACTTTATTTTAGGAAGAAAGGATCGTGAAACGCTTTGA
- a CDS encoding RNA polymerase sigma factor, giving the protein MDFEKLYSDEFHSTYVFIRYMVGNAELAEDFTQETFLRILKAKNLALVTNASVYTRQIARNLVYDYYRKKALIKWLPFSASNEQHEITYVPEDWLVQQEQRKMLFEALQKLKPLQREIIIYRKIEERSIEETCNILGLTAMKVANTQRSAMKKLEQLLGGVRDEA; this is encoded by the coding sequence ATGGATTTTGAGAAGCTGTACAGCGACGAGTTTCATTCGACCTATGTATTTATACGCTATATGGTGGGGAATGCGGAGCTTGCAGAGGATTTTACACAGGAAACATTTCTACGTATTTTAAAAGCGAAAAATTTAGCGTTGGTTACGAATGCCAGTGTTTATACTCGGCAAATCGCCCGTAATCTTGTCTATGATTATTATCGAAAAAAAGCACTTATTAAATGGTTGCCGTTTTCAGCATCGAATGAGCAGCACGAAATTACGTATGTTCCAGAGGATTGGCTCGTGCAGCAAGAGCAGCGGAAAATGTTGTTTGAAGCATTACAAAAGCTAAAGCCATTACAGCGCGAAATTATTATTTATCGCAAAATTGAAGAGCGCTCGATTGAAGAAACATGTAACATATTGGGACTTACGGCGATGAAGGTTGCTAACACACAGCGAAGTGCGATGAAAAAACTCGAACAATTACTAGGAGGTGTACGTGATGAAGCTTGA